One Phycisphaera mikurensis NBRC 102666 DNA window includes the following coding sequences:
- a CDS encoding AAA family ATPase, with amino-acid sequence MADLLSPDEVAPVVAGLDRVLGSLDAALLGQPRLHRLVMIGILSRGHVLLEGMPGVGKTVLIRTLGELLRLGFSRVQFTPDLMPGDITGSLILEEGDDGKRSMAFKPGPIFTNVLLADEVNRASPKTQSAMLEAMAERRVTVMGETRELPSPFFVLASQNPIDLEGTYPLPEAQVDRFLFKLNVGRPSAATLEKMISGRRRGEAGAAAAAGAVEADELQRWFAAMERVALPPAVAAYISRLVAATHADDADAPDLVKRYVTHGASPRAAIGLAESARAHALLAGRPVAGFEDVDAVAGPVLNHRMILNYQARFEKVPADDVVAQLLSSVDAVAGAVPAGVTA; translated from the coding sequence ATGGCGGACCTGCTGAGCCCCGACGAAGTCGCCCCCGTCGTCGCGGGGCTCGACCGCGTGCTCGGCTCCCTCGACGCCGCCCTGCTCGGCCAGCCGCGGCTGCACCGGCTGGTGATGATCGGGATCCTCTCGCGCGGGCACGTGCTCCTGGAGGGCATGCCCGGCGTCGGCAAGACGGTGCTGATCCGCACCCTCGGCGAGCTGCTGCGCCTGGGGTTCAGCCGCGTGCAGTTCACGCCGGACCTCATGCCCGGCGACATCACCGGCTCGCTCATCCTCGAGGAGGGCGACGACGGGAAGCGGTCGATGGCCTTCAAGCCCGGCCCGATCTTCACCAACGTGCTGCTCGCCGACGAGGTGAACCGGGCGAGCCCCAAGACGCAGTCGGCGATGCTCGAGGCGATGGCCGAGCGCCGCGTCACGGTGATGGGCGAGACGCGCGAGCTGCCGAGCCCCTTCTTCGTCCTCGCGAGCCAGAACCCGATCGACCTGGAGGGCACGTACCCGCTGCCCGAGGCGCAGGTCGACCGCTTTCTGTTCAAGCTCAACGTCGGCCGGCCCTCGGCCGCGACGCTGGAGAAGATGATCTCCGGCCGACGGCGTGGCGAGGCGGGGGCGGCCGCCGCGGCGGGGGCGGTCGAGGCCGACGAGCTGCAGCGCTGGTTCGCCGCGATGGAGCGGGTGGCCCTGCCGCCCGCGGTCGCGGCGTACATCTCGCGGCTCGTCGCGGCAACCCACGCCGACGACGCCGACGCGCCCGACCTCGTGAAGCGGTACGTGACGCACGGGGCGAGCCCGCGGGCGGCGATCGGGCTCGCGGAGTCGGCCCGCGCCCACGCGCTGCTCGCCGGCCGGCCGGTCGCCGGGTTCGAGGACGTGGACGCGGTGGCCGGGCCGGTGCTGAACCACCGGATGATCTTGAACTACCAGGCCCGGTTCGAGAAGGTGCCGGCGGATGATGTGGTGGCGCAGCTGCTGTCGTCCGTCGACGCGGTGGCGGGCGCCGTGCCCGCGGGGGTGACGGCGTGA